In Phocoena phocoena chromosome 8, mPhoPho1.1, whole genome shotgun sequence, the following are encoded in one genomic region:
- the ACAT1 gene encoding acetyl-CoA acetyltransferase, mitochondrial isoform X2 — translation MFYKEVKDRPLQGLPISTPCTTVNKVCASGMKAIMMASQNLMCGHQDVMVAGGMESMSNVPYVMNRGATPYGGIKLEDLIVKDGLTDVYNKIHMGNCAENTAKKLNIARDEQDTYAINSYTRSKAAWEAGKFGNEVVPVTITVKGKPDVVVKEDEEYKHVDFSRVPKLKTVFQKENGTVTAANASTLNDGAAAMVLMTADAAKRLSVKPLARIAAFADAAVEPIDFPVAPAYAVPKVLKDAGLKKEDITMWEINEAFSVVVLANIKMLEIDPQKVNINGGAVSLGHPIGMSGARIVVHLAHALKQGEYGLASICNGGGGASAMLIQKL, via the exons ATGTTCTACAAGGAGGTGAAGGACAGGCCCCTACAAG GCTTACCTATTTCTACTCCATGTACCACTGTAAACAAAGTTTGTGCCTCAGGAATGAAAGCCATCATGATGGCCTCTCAGAATCTTATGTGTGGACATCAG GATGTGATGGTGGCAGGTGGGATGGAGAGCATGTCCAATGTTCCCTATGTAATGAACAGAGGAGCAACACCATATGGTGGCATAAAGCTTGAAGATTTGATTGTAAAAGATGGGCTAACTGATGTCTACAATAAAATTCATATG GGCAACTGTGCTGAAAATACTGCAAAGAAGCTGAATATTGCACGAGATGAACAGGATACTTATGCTATTAACTCCTATACCAGAAGTAAAGCAGCATGGGAAGCTGGAAAATTTGGAAATGAAGTTGTTCCTGTCACAATTACAGTAAAAG gtAAACCAGATGTAGTGGTGAAAGAAGATGAAGAATATAAACATGTTGATTTTAGCAGAGTTCCAAAGCTGAAGACggttttccaaaaagaaaatg GTACAGTAACAGCTGCCAATGCCAGCACACTGAATGATGGAGCAGCTGCTATGGTTCTGATGACTGCAGATGCAGCCAAGAGGCTCAGTGTTAAACCACTGGCAAGAATAGCAG catttGCTGATGCTGCTGTAGAACCTATTGATTTTCCAGTTGCACCTGCATATGCTGTACCTAAG gttCTTAAAGATGCAGGATTGAAAAAAGAAGATATTACAATGTGGGAAATAAACGAAGCCTTTAGTGTGGTCGTACTAGCAAACATTAAAATGCTAGAGATTGATCCCCAAAAAGTGAATATCAATGGAGGAGCTGTTTCTCTTGGACATCCAATTGG GATGTCTGGAGCCAGGATTGTCGTCCATTTGGCTCATGCCTTGAAGCAAGGAGAATATGGTCTTGCCAGTATTTGCAACGGAGGAGGAGGTGCTTCTGCCATGCTGATCCAAAAGCTGTAG
- the ACAT1 gene encoding acetyl-CoA acetyltransferase, mitochondrial isoform X1: MGNVLQGGEGQAPTRQAVLGAGLPISTPCTTVNKVCASGMKAIMMASQNLMCGHQDVMVAGGMESMSNVPYVMNRGATPYGGIKLEDLIVKDGLTDVYNKIHMGNCAENTAKKLNIARDEQDTYAINSYTRSKAAWEAGKFGNEVVPVTITVKGKPDVVVKEDEEYKHVDFSRVPKLKTVFQKENGTVTAANASTLNDGAAAMVLMTADAAKRLSVKPLARIAAFADAAVEPIDFPVAPAYAVPKVLKDAGLKKEDITMWEINEAFSVVVLANIKMLEIDPQKVNINGGAVSLGHPIGMSGARIVVHLAHALKQGEYGLASICNGGGGASAMLIQKL, from the exons ATGGGTAATGTTCTACAAGGAGGTGAAGGACAGGCCCCTACAAGGCAAGCAGTACTGGGTGCAG GCTTACCTATTTCTACTCCATGTACCACTGTAAACAAAGTTTGTGCCTCAGGAATGAAAGCCATCATGATGGCCTCTCAGAATCTTATGTGTGGACATCAG GATGTGATGGTGGCAGGTGGGATGGAGAGCATGTCCAATGTTCCCTATGTAATGAACAGAGGAGCAACACCATATGGTGGCATAAAGCTTGAAGATTTGATTGTAAAAGATGGGCTAACTGATGTCTACAATAAAATTCATATG GGCAACTGTGCTGAAAATACTGCAAAGAAGCTGAATATTGCACGAGATGAACAGGATACTTATGCTATTAACTCCTATACCAGAAGTAAAGCAGCATGGGAAGCTGGAAAATTTGGAAATGAAGTTGTTCCTGTCACAATTACAGTAAAAG gtAAACCAGATGTAGTGGTGAAAGAAGATGAAGAATATAAACATGTTGATTTTAGCAGAGTTCCAAAGCTGAAGACggttttccaaaaagaaaatg GTACAGTAACAGCTGCCAATGCCAGCACACTGAATGATGGAGCAGCTGCTATGGTTCTGATGACTGCAGATGCAGCCAAGAGGCTCAGTGTTAAACCACTGGCAAGAATAGCAG catttGCTGATGCTGCTGTAGAACCTATTGATTTTCCAGTTGCACCTGCATATGCTGTACCTAAG gttCTTAAAGATGCAGGATTGAAAAAAGAAGATATTACAATGTGGGAAATAAACGAAGCCTTTAGTGTGGTCGTACTAGCAAACATTAAAATGCTAGAGATTGATCCCCAAAAAGTGAATATCAATGGAGGAGCTGTTTCTCTTGGACATCCAATTGG GATGTCTGGAGCCAGGATTGTCGTCCATTTGGCTCATGCCTTGAAGCAAGGAGAATATGGTCTTGCCAGTATTTGCAACGGAGGAGGAGGTGCTTCTGCCATGCTGATCCAAAAGCTGTAG